One window from the genome of Pseudobdellovibrionaceae bacterium encodes:
- the sfsA gene encoding DNA/RNA nuclease SfsA, giving the protein MKLEQKLIKGVFKKRYKRFFADVEVDGQVVTAHVPNTGSMKTCLQENAPCWLTHNPDPKRKLHWTLERMVIDGSQIGVNTRIPNNLVFEAWENGIVPHWTNFDRAQLEVKINSQSRLDLALWNSKEVPQDLTKLKAPFNDLKLHFVEVKNVTMAMGSTAYFPDAVTSRGAKHIEELLTLQDLGHTCEMVFVIHRENITDFAIAKDIDPTYNAALLQAQKKGLQVTALLAEFDKDQVQLTRLLK; this is encoded by the coding sequence ATGAAGTTAGAGCAAAAGTTAATCAAAGGGGTCTTTAAAAAACGCTACAAACGCTTCTTTGCGGATGTCGAAGTCGATGGACAAGTTGTTACCGCTCACGTCCCCAACACAGGAAGCATGAAAACCTGTTTGCAAGAGAACGCTCCGTGCTGGCTGACCCACAACCCTGACCCCAAACGCAAGCTCCACTGGACCTTAGAAAGAATGGTGATTGATGGCTCCCAAATAGGGGTCAACACCAGAATTCCCAATAACCTCGTCTTTGAAGCTTGGGAGAATGGCATTGTCCCTCATTGGACAAACTTTGACCGCGCCCAACTTGAAGTCAAAATTAACTCTCAGTCTCGACTTGATCTTGCGCTTTGGAATTCCAAAGAGGTGCCACAAGATCTCACCAAACTCAAAGCTCCCTTCAACGATCTTAAGTTGCATTTTGTGGAAGTTAAAAATGTCACCATGGCTATGGGATCAACGGCATATTTTCCAGATGCTGTAACCTCTCGTGGAGCTAAACACATTGAAGAACTGCTCACCCTTCAGGACTTAGGTCATACTTGCGAAATGGTCTTTGTGATTCATCGCGAGAACATCACAGACTTTGCCATTGCTAAAGACATCGACCCCACTTACAACGCTGCACTTCTTCAGGCACAAAAAAAGGGCCTTCAAGTGACGGCCCTTCTTGCAGAATTTGATAAGGATCAGGTGCAACTGACTCGACTGTTAAAGTAG
- the lipA gene encoding lipoyl synthase, which translates to MKNKLEKIPSGRNPMPKPSWIKMRPPSGAKYLELKKMFKELNLATVCQEAQCPNISECWSGGGTATLMLLGDTCTRGCRFCDVKTGNPKGEVDFDEPQKVSYAISKMNLDYVVLTSVDRDDLPDEGSGHFAETVELIKMLNEKIIVEVLTPDFKGNREFIKKIVDAKPEVFAHNIETVRRLTPLVRDPRATYDQSLGVLAAVKDMDPDRYTKSSIMLGLGENQEDIQTTLEDLRKVGCDVVTFGQYLQPQKRHLQVQEYITPEKFEYWKKTAEDMGFLYVASGPLVRSSYRAGEFFMKGMVEKQRRQSLEKTLNK; encoded by the coding sequence ATGAAAAACAAACTCGAAAAGATACCCTCAGGTCGCAATCCTATGCCCAAACCTTCATGGATTAAAATGCGTCCACCTTCGGGAGCGAAGTATCTAGAGCTTAAAAAAATGTTTAAAGAACTCAACCTCGCAACTGTGTGCCAAGAGGCTCAGTGCCCTAACATCTCTGAATGTTGGAGTGGTGGAGGAACGGCCACGCTGATGCTATTGGGAGACACGTGCACACGAGGCTGTCGTTTTTGCGATGTGAAGACGGGGAACCCTAAAGGCGAGGTGGATTTTGATGAACCTCAAAAAGTGTCCTACGCCATTTCAAAAATGAATTTAGATTATGTGGTTTTAACTAGTGTGGATCGTGACGATCTGCCAGACGAAGGTTCAGGACATTTTGCGGAAACTGTAGAGTTGATCAAGATGCTCAACGAAAAGATCATTGTTGAAGTTCTAACTCCAGACTTTAAGGGCAATCGTGAGTTCATTAAAAAGATTGTGGATGCTAAACCAGAAGTATTTGCCCACAATATTGAAACTGTACGTCGATTGACACCGCTTGTGCGTGACCCACGTGCCACTTACGATCAAAGCTTAGGTGTGTTAGCTGCGGTTAAGGACATGGACCCTGACAGGTATACCAAGTCTTCAATCATGCTGGGGTTGGGAGAAAATCAAGAAGACATACAAACCACTTTAGAGGATTTGCGAAAAGTGGGTTGTGATGTGGTCACTTTTGGACAGTACCTTCAACCGCAAAAACGTCACTTGCAAGTGCAAGAGTACATCACACCAGAGAAGTTTGAATACTGGAAGAAAACGGCTGAGGACATGGGCTTTTTATACGTGGCCAGTGGACCGCTTGTGCGCAGTTCATATCGCGCGGGCGAATTTTTTATGAAAGGCATGGTTGAAAAGCAACGTCGCCAATCCTTAGAGAAAACATTAAATAAATAA
- a CDS encoding 2-oxo acid dehydrogenase subunit E2 has protein sequence MAQIEVSLPDVGEGVTEGEMVKWLVAVGDKVEEDQPIAEVMTDKATVEVPTSQAGVVKELKVSEGDMIPIGKVMLVLDSDGAAASAPAPKKAEEAKAAAPVATPAAATAPATSMMSAAPAADVFPAAADSKVLATPSTRRLARELSVDINQLQGSGLAGRVTREDVLSVQGSGASGASYSAPSATNKSMPTLEIPKPSFRSTSGAQEERVPLRGVRKKIAENMQMAKHVIPHFTLMDEADVTELVKFREKAKPVGEKYGVKITYLPFVMKALIATCKEFPAFNSSIDDQAEEIVYKKYFNLGFAADTPNGLMVPVIHDADHKSILQLSGEISDLANRARQGKLKLEEMRGATITITNIGSVGGNYATPIINHPEVAILGMYKIVDKPVMKNGKFRAAKVMNLTITADHRLIDGAVAANFLSSFIKKLENPSELMLQMI, from the coding sequence ATGGCACAAATAGAAGTTTCATTACCAGATGTGGGTGAGGGTGTTACTGAAGGGGAAATGGTAAAGTGGCTCGTCGCTGTCGGCGATAAAGTCGAAGAGGACCAACCCATTGCAGAAGTGATGACAGACAAAGCAACAGTGGAAGTTCCGACATCGCAAGCGGGTGTAGTGAAAGAACTTAAGGTGTCAGAAGGGGACATGATTCCTATTGGTAAAGTGATGCTAGTGCTGGATTCTGACGGAGCAGCAGCAAGCGCACCAGCTCCTAAGAAAGCCGAAGAAGCTAAAGCCGCGGCACCTGTGGCGACTCCTGCGGCAGCAACAGCTCCTGCAACATCCATGATGTCCGCAGCTCCTGCGGCCGACGTCTTCCCTGCAGCGGCAGATTCTAAAGTGCTTGCTACTCCATCTACTCGTAGATTGGCTAGAGAGTTATCTGTGGATATCAATCAATTACAAGGTTCAGGTTTAGCGGGCAGAGTGACTCGCGAAGATGTGCTTTCTGTTCAAGGAAGCGGAGCATCTGGAGCCTCTTATTCAGCGCCTTCTGCAACGAACAAATCTATGCCCACTTTAGAGATTCCTAAACCTTCTTTCAGATCTACTTCTGGAGCCCAAGAAGAGCGAGTGCCTCTTCGTGGTGTTAGAAAGAAAATTGCAGAAAACATGCAAATGGCAAAACATGTGATTCCTCACTTCACATTGATGGATGAAGCTGATGTGACTGAGTTGGTGAAATTCAGAGAAAAAGCCAAGCCTGTGGGCGAGAAGTACGGTGTAAAGATCACGTATTTACCGTTTGTGATGAAGGCTCTTATTGCGACTTGCAAAGAGTTCCCTGCATTTAACTCTAGTATCGACGACCAAGCTGAAGAGATCGTTTACAAAAAGTATTTCAACCTTGGTTTTGCGGCCGATACACCAAACGGTTTGATGGTTCCTGTGATTCACGATGCTGACCACAAATCTATTCTACAACTTAGCGGAGAAATTTCTGACTTAGCCAACCGTGCAAGACAAGGAAAATTAAAACTAGAAGAAATGCGTGGAGCCACTATTACGATCACAAACATTGGCAGTGTGGGTGGTAACTATGCCACACCTATTATCAACCATCCTGAAGTGGCTATCTTAGGCATGTACAAGATTGTGGATAAACCTGTGATGAAGAATGGAAAGTTCCGTGCGGCGAAAGTGATGAACTTAACGATCACTGCGGACCACCGCTTGATTGATGGTGCTGTGGCGGCCAACTTCTTGTCTTCGTTCATTAAAAAACTTGAGAATCCTAGCGAGTTGATGCTGCAAATGATTTAA
- the lpdA gene encoding dihydrolipoyl dehydrogenase: MSKKETKMGYDVCVIGAGPGGYVAAIRSAQLGLKTCVIEREFLGGVCLNVGCIPSKAMISAAKFYDSAQNKAATMGIKIGKVDLDMKTLRAWKESVSQKMSGGVSQLLKGNKVEIIEGEATFTSAKALTVKSSKGEVEIQAKNYIVATGSRPIQIPGFEFDEKTIMSSTGALDLDEVPKRLVVIGGGYIGLEISSYLRKLGSEVVVLEAGKALLAGVVDPEAVAIVERKLKKEGVQLQYETFAKSYSKKGNKVIVVAESKGKEEKFECDKVLVTVGRKPNSDQLGLKELGMAIDSRGFIQVDAKRRTNIPGIYAIGDIAGQPMLAHKASYEGVMVAEIISGQNRAYDAKTVPAVIFTDPEIASAGMTEEECKKAGFTDLKIAKFPFAANGKAVSLQATDGFVKMIADASSDILLGVHIVGPEASNLISEAALAIEMGARLQDLAMTIHPHPTLGETMMEAAEAALGHAVHIIQKPLTGATKPTSAAQSTMHH; this comes from the coding sequence GTGTCTAAAAAAGAAACTAAGATGGGCTATGATGTATGTGTGATTGGTGCAGGTCCTGGTGGCTATGTGGCGGCTATTCGTAGTGCGCAATTGGGTTTAAAAACCTGCGTGATTGAACGTGAGTTCTTGGGTGGTGTTTGTTTAAATGTAGGCTGTATCCCCTCAAAGGCCATGATCTCTGCGGCGAAATTTTATGACAGTGCTCAAAACAAAGCGGCCACTATGGGAATCAAAATTGGCAAAGTGGATTTAGACATGAAGACTTTGCGTGCATGGAAAGAAAGTGTTTCGCAAAAGATGTCTGGTGGTGTGTCCCAACTTTTAAAAGGCAACAAAGTCGAGATCATTGAAGGTGAAGCCACTTTCACATCTGCCAAAGCTTTAACAGTGAAAAGCAGTAAAGGCGAAGTGGAAATCCAAGCCAAAAATTATATTGTGGCTACAGGTTCAAGACCTATTCAGATCCCAGGGTTTGAGTTTGACGAAAAGACCATCATGAGTTCAACAGGAGCCTTAGATTTAGATGAAGTTCCTAAAAGGCTTGTGGTGATTGGTGGGGGATATATTGGGCTTGAGATCAGCAGTTATTTACGTAAATTAGGTAGCGAAGTGGTTGTGCTTGAAGCAGGCAAGGCTTTGCTTGCGGGCGTTGTTGACCCTGAAGCTGTAGCGATTGTGGAACGTAAGCTTAAAAAAGAAGGCGTGCAGTTGCAGTACGAAACTTTTGCGAAGTCATACTCTAAAAAAGGCAACAAGGTGATCGTAGTTGCAGAAAGTAAAGGTAAAGAAGAAAAGTTTGAGTGTGATAAAGTGTTGGTCACTGTAGGTCGTAAACCCAACTCTGACCAATTGGGTCTGAAAGAATTGGGTATGGCGATTGATAGTCGAGGCTTTATACAGGTTGATGCAAAACGACGCACAAACATTCCTGGCATCTATGCCATTGGCGATATTGCTGGGCAACCTATGCTCGCTCACAAGGCCAGTTATGAAGGTGTGATGGTGGCTGAAATCATCTCAGGTCAGAATAGAGCTTATGATGCCAAGACCGTACCCGCTGTGATCTTTACTGATCCAGAAATCGCGTCTGCGGGAATGACAGAAGAGGAATGTAAAAAGGCAGGATTTACAGATTTAAAAATTGCAAAGTTTCCGTTTGCAGCAAATGGTAAGGCAGTGTCTTTGCAGGCCACAGATGGTTTTGTAAAAATGATTGCTGATGCAAGTTCAGATATCCTATTGGGTGTACACATTGTGGGGCCAGAAGCGTCTAACTTAATTTCTGAAGCGGCTTTAGCGATTGAAATGGGTGCCAGACTGCAAGACTTAGCGATGACTATTCATCCTCATCCAACTTTGGGTGAAACTATGATGGAAGCGGCTGAAGCCGCATTGGGACATGCGGTGCATATCATTCAAAAGCCACTAACAGGCGCAACGAAGCCTACATCTGCAGCTCAAAGTACCATGCACCATTAA
- the lipB gene encoding lipoyl(octanoyl) transferase LipB, translated as MSDLAPQMIFTDQGLISYDKALLFQEELVEKRHQHEVPDTVIFCSHPPVVTLGRSTQAQDVQEWQGDVVHVSRGGRATYHGPGQRIIYPIIDLRQEGRKKIRPKDVMSYLETFELAVLETLKEVGLSDVHLKEDVTWDEQGKKLLNRGIWIADKKVAAFGIAVRKWITYHGCAINLTRDAASFQGIQPCGYSTNAVGYIEDFLNLSDLNLDQTLQEKMLSLMS; from the coding sequence ATGTCAGACCTCGCACCCCAAATGATTTTCACAGATCAAGGCCTTATCAGTTATGATAAGGCTTTGTTGTTTCAGGAGGAGTTGGTGGAAAAACGTCACCAGCATGAAGTGCCTGATACAGTGATCTTCTGTAGCCATCCTCCAGTCGTGACTCTAGGACGTTCTACTCAAGCGCAAGATGTGCAAGAGTGGCAAGGGGATGTTGTGCATGTCAGTCGTGGTGGCAGAGCCACATATCATGGCCCAGGACAAAGAATCATTTATCCCATCATCGACCTAAGACAAGAAGGGCGTAAAAAGATACGTCCTAAAGATGTCATGAGTTATTTGGAAACCTTTGAACTTGCCGTACTTGAAACTTTAAAAGAAGTGGGTTTGTCAGATGTGCATCTTAAAGAAGATGTGACATGGGACGAACAGGGTAAAAAGCTTTTAAATCGTGGGATCTGGATCGCAGATAAAAAAGTAGCGGCATTTGGAATCGCTGTACGCAAATGGATCACGTATCATGGGTGCGCGATCAACCTTACGCGTGACGCGGCTTCTTTTCAGGGGATTCAACCCTGTGGTTACAGCACCAATGCGGTAGGTTACATCGAAGACTTTTTGAATCTGTCAGACCTCAATTTAGATCAAACTCTGCAAGAAAAGATGCTCAGTTTAATGTCCTGA
- a CDS encoding metal-dependent hydrolase, with translation MDNITHSLFGIATAKYVNSKINKKKDKRVTVFLYFVSIFAANFPDLDILMSLIDPGPLGYLLHHRGHTHTFLYLVPQVFLLLLLSILGFRIKDKKVILAGVGLVSVNMCLHLFLDYQNSYGVHPFAPFNSKWFYNDNLFIIEPLLWFTMLPMLFTPIPKFWTQDMWCSTWGTKVKALSWFVGISFFITIAYLAYRAQYVSLFTFSFLCLLFLFYLLILNTKSEVSKSLVALISAAVIVQGFALARTQAYRQVYAAESRPSLAAYKIFDVILSPMPANPFCWNFLTVSSDQETVYMIKKGVYQNSFARVFSCPDAVYKNLRHGKNVHTFQEVYVEETHSAPLKSLVEDLGSEAINCKRDQWLQFVRAPLREKQYVYKDMRFERESNFTKIDVTDPEVRCVTLQVPWVPPRQDLIDLIRKK, from the coding sequence ATGGACAATATTACGCATTCGCTTTTTGGGATCGCTACTGCGAAATATGTAAATTCTAAGATCAACAAAAAGAAGGATAAAAGAGTCACAGTTTTTTTGTATTTTGTTTCTATTTTTGCGGCCAACTTTCCAGATTTAGATATTTTAATGTCTCTCATTGACCCAGGTCCACTGGGGTATCTGTTGCACCATCGTGGTCACACTCATACGTTTTTATATCTGGTACCACAGGTGTTTTTGCTGCTCTTGCTTTCTATTTTAGGTTTTAGAATTAAGGATAAAAAAGTCATCCTTGCAGGTGTGGGTCTAGTCAGTGTGAACATGTGTTTGCATCTGTTTTTGGATTATCAAAACAGCTATGGTGTGCACCCCTTCGCACCATTTAATAGCAAGTGGTTTTATAATGATAATCTTTTTATCATTGAGCCTCTTTTGTGGTTTACGATGCTGCCTATGCTTTTTACGCCTATTCCTAAGTTTTGGACTCAAGATATGTGGTGCTCTACGTGGGGCACGAAGGTTAAAGCTTTATCGTGGTTTGTGGGGATAAGCTTTTTTATTACCATTGCATATTTGGCTTACCGCGCCCAGTACGTGAGCCTTTTTACATTTAGTTTCTTATGTTTGCTGTTCTTGTTTTATCTTTTGATTCTCAATACAAAGTCTGAGGTCAGTAAATCGCTGGTGGCTTTGATCAGTGCTGCGGTGATTGTCCAAGGGTTTGCTTTGGCACGTACGCAAGCTTATCGTCAGGTGTATGCCGCAGAGTCCAGACCTTCTCTGGCGGCCTACAAAATCTTTGATGTGATCTTAAGTCCTATGCCTGCTAACCCTTTTTGTTGGAACTTTTTAACGGTCAGTTCCGATCAAGAAACTGTTTATATGATTAAAAAAGGAGTGTATCAAAACTCGTTTGCGAGAGTATTTTCCTGCCCTGATGCTGTTTATAAAAACCTACGGCACGGTAAAAATGTACATACATTTCAAGAGGTTTATGTGGAAGAGACTCATTCGGCACCCTTAAAGTCTTTGGTTGAAGATTTAGGTTCTGAGGCCATAAACTGCAAAAGAGACCAGTGGCTGCAATTTGTTCGCGCTCCCTTGCGTGAAAAGCAGTATGTCTATAAAGACATGCGTTTTGAACGAGAGTCGAATTTCACAAAGATTGATGTGACAGACCCTGAGGTCAGATGTGTCACATTGCAAGTCCCATGGGTTCCCCCACGACAAGATCTAATTGACCTGATTCGTAAAAAATAA
- a CDS encoding biopolymer transporter ExbD: protein MGHHRSNSNSDEPISEINIVPFVDILLVILIIFMVTAPIAMQPSLKIQLPEAASSDKTEFTPFQIVVQSRNAITLNGQPVAFEQLRALAESYKNENPMGQAVISADESVPHGDVISILDQVKLGGIQRLALSTQSK from the coding sequence ATGGGACACCACAGATCAAATTCCAATTCTGATGAACCAATTTCAGAGATCAATATTGTGCCCTTTGTGGACATTCTTTTAGTGATTTTGATCATCTTTATGGTGACAGCTCCTATTGCCATGCAACCTTCTCTTAAAATTCAACTCCCTGAAGCCGCTTCCAGTGACAAGACTGAATTCACACCCTTTCAAATTGTTGTGCAATCCAGAAATGCCATCACTTTGAATGGTCAACCCGTCGCCTTTGAACAGCTTCGAGCGCTGGCTGAGTCCTACAAAAACGAAAACCCTATGGGACAAGCTGTAATCTCTGCGGACGAAAGCGTGCCTCATGGTGATGTGATTTCTATTCTTGACCAAGTCAAGCTAGGCGGAATCCAACGTCTCGCCTTAAGCACACAAAGCAAATAG
- a CDS encoding MotA/TolQ/ExbB proton channel family protein — translation MALDSFTQQFFLFAQLGHNLTLYLLILLSIFSIGFIIERFTFFSKLKKSLSAYRSAASDSILKNSPQPLKDFASSTEGYESEAIQLGMSYVQQDGTEGIYEYIDSYKQSIRPQLDRFLNPLASIGSNAPFIGLLGTVFGVMEAFQNLAISQGEVGLVMIGIAKALMATAIGLFVAIPATVAFNTFQKKSRTVLENIDNIRDLCVAQKKKL, via the coding sequence ATGGCATTGGATTCTTTTACACAGCAATTTTTCTTGTTTGCACAACTTGGACACAACCTTACATTATATTTACTTATTTTGTTAAGCATCTTCAGCATTGGTTTTATTATCGAAAGATTTACGTTTTTTAGCAAGCTTAAGAAGAGCCTTTCTGCTTATAGAAGTGCAGCATCGGATTCCATCTTAAAAAATAGCCCTCAACCCTTAAAAGACTTTGCCAGTAGCACTGAAGGTTATGAGAGCGAAGCCATCCAGTTGGGAATGAGTTATGTTCAGCAAGATGGAACCGAAGGCATTTACGAATACATCGACAGTTACAAGCAAAGTATTCGTCCACAGCTCGATCGTTTTTTAAATCCTCTGGCCTCTATTGGCTCTAACGCCCCATTCATCGGACTTTTAGGTACGGTATTTGGAGTGATGGAAGCTTTTCAAAATCTAGCTATCAGCCAAGGTGAAGTGGGCTTAGTGATGATCGGTATTGCCAAAGCATTGATGGCGACTGCCATTGGTCTTTTTGTTGCGATCCCTGCTACAGTAGCTTTTAACACCTTCCAAAAGAAGTCTCGTACAGTGCTAGAAAATATCGACAACATTCGTGACCTGTGTGTGGCACAGAAGAAAAAGCTTTAG
- a CDS encoding sulfatase-like hydrolase/transferase: MYYIKSLLSYYADLIQYIRTILVNTSLIVGFAFVASGCLFTTTQTPSYILIGVDRLSWNSLSCPEYLDRGEGAFYQLCADFIRFTNAYTTSIQSAASITSVLTGLYPIEHGVRHSDHYLSSKHRSIALDFYDRNYETAFFSGGDPIPSYIGLQKGFMSFFDFSGNHEHKAKNMSAIFDSFAKWFFKDSQPSFAVLYIPTLRHEDQEGLGFEELEKNLTQLFQNLKKNKRWHNTHVVVFGLQGSLKASAESMWPVIDLSEDNIKIEMFFKPATKPRDKDISFLVDQNVSLVDLGQTLFDLAGSTPPQGTTSEFFNKGSFKNVLQRTTAPKLKRTLLVESGWPDWRYGYSPVYLVVEDQYRVGLNKQMQIYNTLLGRHLSGLPDGQIPENRWLSFIKVAAWLNSDGQNQFTSAELEKLSLGKKIWSGERYNYQEVKEDLIALYERQSQSEELLGWKAQLAIINQDCTWLLDIAKKSKNYKWELAARSCLRKKINLSPRTKYQCQLLFKKSTKEWPKECQSDVVYYSWRYLNESASNVGLEEELKTLLLQRKQRESLQQDNWRTFLSSAKIYEMGIQPDEFDLYYLQLKKSDKEKLDSLLSEN; encoded by the coding sequence GTGTACTACATAAAATCCTTGTTATCTTATTATGCAGACCTCATTCAATATATCAGGACAATACTGGTAAATACAAGCTTGATCGTGGGGTTCGCCTTTGTTGCGTCGGGTTGTCTGTTTACGACCACACAGACGCCTTCTTACATTTTGATTGGTGTAGATCGTCTCAGTTGGAATTCCTTATCTTGTCCAGAATATTTGGATCGGGGTGAGGGGGCCTTTTATCAACTCTGTGCGGATTTTATTCGTTTTACAAATGCCTATACAACATCAATTCAATCTGCGGCCAGCATCACCAGTGTGTTGACGGGGTTGTATCCGATTGAGCATGGGGTTAGACATTCTGATCACTATTTGTCTTCGAAGCATAGAAGCATTGCCTTAGATTTTTACGACAGAAACTATGAGACCGCATTCTTTTCTGGAGGCGATCCTATTCCGAGTTATATTGGTTTGCAAAAAGGCTTTATGTCTTTTTTTGATTTTAGTGGAAACCACGAACATAAAGCTAAAAATATGAGTGCTATTTTCGACTCGTTTGCAAAATGGTTTTTTAAAGACTCTCAACCTAGCTTTGCCGTGCTCTATATCCCCACTCTGCGGCATGAGGATCAGGAGGGGTTGGGTTTTGAGGAATTAGAGAAAAACCTGACGCAATTGTTTCAAAATCTTAAAAAAAATAAGCGATGGCATAACACTCACGTTGTGGTGTTTGGTTTACAGGGCTCGTTAAAGGCTTCAGCAGAGAGCATGTGGCCCGTTATTGACCTTTCTGAAGACAATATAAAAATAGAGATGTTTTTTAAGCCAGCCACTAAACCCAGAGATAAAGACATTAGTTTTCTAGTGGACCAGAACGTATCTTTGGTGGATTTGGGACAGACTCTGTTTGATCTTGCGGGCAGTACTCCACCTCAAGGGACCACTTCAGAATTTTTCAACAAAGGGTCGTTTAAAAATGTTTTACAACGGACAACAGCTCCGAAACTCAAAAGAACCTTGCTTGTGGAATCAGGATGGCCTGACTGGAGATATGGGTATTCACCAGTGTACTTAGTTGTCGAAGATCAATATAGGGTGGGTTTAAATAAACAGATGCAAATTTATAATACCTTACTGGGGCGACACTTATCGGGTTTGCCTGATGGACAAATTCCAGAAAATCGATGGCTGTCATTCATCAAGGTGGCGGCGTGGCTAAACTCTGATGGACAAAATCAATTTACATCTGCAGAGCTTGAAAAATTGAGCCTTGGGAAAAAAATTTGGAGTGGGGAAAGGTACAATTATCAAGAGGTCAAAGAGGACCTGATTGCTCTTTATGAGCGTCAATCCCAGAGTGAAGAGCTATTGGGTTGGAAAGCTCAGCTTGCCATTATCAATCAAGACTGCACTTGGTTGCTAGATATTGCTAAAAAATCCAAAAATTATAAATGGGAGTTAGCAGCTAGAAGTTGCTTAAGAAAAAAGATCAACCTTTCTCCTAGAACTAAATATCAATGCCAATTGCTATTTAAAAAATCCACTAAAGAATGGCCCAAAGAATGCCAAAGTGATGTGGTTTACTATTCGTGGAGGTACTTAAATGAAAGTGCCTCCAACGTGGGTTTAGAAGAAGAATTAAAAACCTTGCTCTTGCAAAGAAAGCAACGCGAGAGTTTACAGCAAGACAATTGGCGAACTTTTTTATCGAGTGCTAAAATTTATGAGATGGGAATTCAGCCCGATGAATTTGATCTTTATTATTTGCAACTTAAAAAATCAGACAAAGAAAAATTAGACAGTCTGCTAAGTGAAAATTAG